From a single Nicotiana tabacum cultivar K326 chromosome 8, ASM71507v2, whole genome shotgun sequence genomic region:
- the LOC107830918 gene encoding lycopene epsilon cyclase, chloroplastic, which translates to MECIGARNFSTMAVFTCPRFKSLGRKRIMPRKKQPFWPIHMKVKCSGSDSCVVVKEDFADEEDYIKAGGSELVFVQMQQNKDMDLQSKLSDKLRQISSAGQTILDLVVIGCGPAGLALAAESAKLGLNVGLVGPDLPFTNNYGVWEDEFKDLGLQACIEHVWSDTIVYLDDADPILIGRAYGRVSRHLLHEELLKRCVEAGVLYLNSKVDRIVESTSGHSLVECEGDIVIPCRFVTVASGAASGKFLQYELGGPRVSVQTAYGVEVEVDNNPYDPSLMVFMDYRDYVRHDAQSLEAKYPTFLYAMPMTKTRVFFEETCLASKDAMPFDLLKKKLMLRLNTLGIKIKKIYEEEWSYIPVGGSLPNTEQKTLAFGAAASMVHPATGYSVVRSLSEAPKCASVLANILRQNHVKNMITSSSATSISTQAWNTLWPQERKRQRSFFLFGLALILQLDIEGIRSFFRAFFRVPKWMWQGFLGSSLSSADLMLFAFYMFIIAPNDMRKGLIRHLLSDPTGATMIRTYLTF; encoded by the exons ATGGAGTGTATTGGAGCTCGAAATTTTTCTACAATGGCGGTTTTTACGTGTCCGAGATTCAAATCATTAGGAAGAAAGAGAATTATGCCAAGAAAAAAGCAACCATTTTGGCCTATACATATGAAAGTGAAGTGTAGTGGAAGTGATAGTTGTGTAGTGGTTAAAGAAGATTTTGCTGATGAAGAAGATTATATAAAAGCTGGTGGTTCAGAACTTGTTTTTGTTCAAATGCAGCAGAATAAAGACATGGATCTACAGTCTAAGCTTTCTGATAAG TTGCGACAAATATCATCAGCTGGACAAACTATACTGGATTTAGTGGTCATTGGCTGTGGTCCTGCTGGTCTTGCTCTTGCTGCGGAGTCTGCTAAACTCGGGTTGAACGTGGGGCTCGTTGGTCCTGATCTTCCTTTCACAAATAACTATGGTGTCTGGGAAGACGAGTTCAAAG ATCTTGGGCTTCAAGCATGCATTGAACATGTTTGGAGTGATACCATTGTATATCTTGATGATGCCGATCCAATTCTTATTGGACGTGCTTATGGAAGAGTTAGTCGCCATTTACTGCATGAGGAGTTACTCAAAAG GTGTGTGGAGGCAGGTGTTTTATATCTTAACTCGAAAGTGGATAGGATCGTTGAGTCCACAAGTGGCCACAGTCTTGTAGAGTGCGAGGGCGACATTGTCATTCCTTGCAG GTTTGTCACTGTTGCATCTGGAGCCGCCTCAGGGAAATTCTTGCAGTATGAGTTGGGAGGTCCTCGGGTTTCTGTTCAAACAGCTTATGGAGTGGAAGTTGAG GTCGATAACAATCCGTATGATCCAAGCCTGATGGTTTTCATGGATTATAGAGACTATGTCAGACACGACGCTCAATCTTTAGAAGCTAAATATCCAACATTTCTTTATGCCATGCCCATGACTAAAACAAGAGTCTTTTTCGAG GAAACTTGTTTGGCTTCAAAAGATGCAATGCCATTTGATCTATTAAAGAAAAAACTGATGTTACGATTGAACACATTGggcataaaaattaaaaaaatctacGAGGAG GAATGGTCTTACATACCAGTTGGTGGATCGTTGCCAAATACAGAGCAGAAAACACTTGCGTTTGGCGCTGCTGCTAGCATGGTTCATCCAGCTACAG GTTATTCAGTTGTCAGATCACTGTCCGAGGCGCCAAAATGCGCCTCCGTACTTGCAAATATTTTAAGACAAAATCATGTCAAGAACATGATTACCAGTTCAAGTGCCACAAGTATCTCAACTCAAG CTTGGAACACCCTTTGGCCACAAGAACGAAAAAGGCAACGATCGTTTTTCCTATTTGGATTGGCACTCATATTGCAGCTGGATATTGAGGGGATTAGGTCATTTTTCCGCGCATTCTTCCGTGTACCAAAATG GATGTGGCAAGGTTTTCTTGGCTCTAGTCTTTCATCAGCAGACCTCATGTTATTTGCCTTCTACATGTTTATTATTGCACCAAATGACATGAGAAAAGGCCTAATCAGACATCTGTTATCTGATCCAACTGGTGCAACTATGATAAGAACTTATCTTACATTTTAG
- the LOC107830917 gene encoding eukaryotic initiation factor 4A-1-like, whose product MRALGDYLGVKAHACVGGTSVREDQLVLSNGVHVVVGTPGRVFDMLRRQSLRPDYIKMFVFIDEMLSRGFKDQINDIFQLLPTEIQVGIFSATMPPEALEITRKFMKNPVRILVKRDELTLEGIKQFYVNVGEERDKLETLCDLYESLAITQSVIFVNTRRKVDWLTEQMRERDHTVSATHGDMDRNTRDIIMREFRSGSSRVLISTDLLARGIDVQQVSLVMNYDLPTQPENYLHRIGRSGRFGRKGVAINFVTRDDEKMLCDIQKFYNVVIEELPATVADLL is encoded by the exons ATGCGAGCACTCGGAGACTATCTTGGTGTGAAGGCACATGCTTGTGTGGGAGGAACCAGTGTCCGCGAGGACCAACTCGTCCTTTCAAACGGGGTTCATGTCGTTGTTGGGACGCCTGGCCGTGTATTTGACATGTTGAGGAGACAATCGCTCCGCCCTGATTATATAAAGATGTTTGTATTCATCGATGAAATGCTTTCAAGAGGCTTCAAAGATCag ATTAATGATATTTTCCAGCTCTTGCCTACTGAGATTCAAGTTGGTATTTTCTCTGCAACAATGCCACCTGAGGCCCTTGAGATCACAAGAAAGTTCATGAAAAATCCCGTGAGGATTCTTGTGAAGCGCGACGAGCTAACTTTAGAAGGTATCAAGCAGTTTTACGTCAACGTGGGAGAGGAAAGAGATAAGCTTGAAACACTTTGCGATCTATACGAATCATTAGCCATTACACAGAGTGTGATCTTTGTGAATACTCGTCGCAAAGTTGATTGGTTGACAGAGCAGATGCGCGAAAGAGATCATACGGTCTCAGCCACTCACGGTGACATGGACCGAAACACGAGGGACATAATAATGCGCGAGTTTCGTTCTGGTTCTTCTCGTGTTCTTATCAGCACGGATCTTTTGGCGCGAGGAATTGATGTTCAACAAGTCTCGCTTGTCATGAATTACGATCTTCCTACTCAGCCTGAGAACTATCTGCATCGTATCGGACGTAGTGGAAGGTTTGGTAGGAAAGGTGTGGCCATCAATTTTGTTACAAGGGATGATGAGAAGATGCTGTGTGATATTCAGAAATTTTACAATGTGGTGATTGAGGAGTTGCCTGCAACTGTTGCTGATCTCCTGTAA
- the LOC107830919 gene encoding diacylglycerol O-acyltransferase 1, producing MTITESPESLTSSSDDNSNLRRRRSGGAKAVEDVTESDSSSAMEASSSSDDVTGDVGDGKFSDGNEIQEEKVENEEQRKATETTPLKYVYRASAPAHRRIKESPLSSAAIFKQSHAGLLNLCVVVLIAVNSRLIIENLMKYGLLIGSGFWFSSTSLRDWPLLLCCLSLPIFPLAAFLVEKLAQKKYMAERVVVTLHIIITTAAILYPVMVILRCDSAFLAGVTLMLFACVVWMKLVSYAHTSYDMRQLAESVDKGENSDINYSYDVSFKSLAYFMVAPTLCYQLSYPRTACIRKGWLTRQLIKLVIFTGFMGFIIEQYINPIVQNSQHPLKGDLLYAIERVLRLSLPNLYVWLCMFYCLFHLWLNILAELLRFGDREFYKDWWNAKTIDEYWRLWNMPVHKWMVRHIYFPCLRNGIPKGVAMLISFFVSAVFHELCIAVPCRLFKFWAFLGIMFQIPLVILTNFLQNKFKNSNVGNMTFWCFFCILGQPMCVLLYYHDVMNRKGTAS from the exons ATGACGATCACGGAGTCGCCGGAGAGTCTTACGTCGTCGAGCGACGATAACAGCAACCTTCGAAGGCGACGTAGCGGTGGTGCTAAAGCTGTGGAGGATGTGACGGAGTCGGATTCCAGCTCCGCGATGGAAGCTTCTAGTAGCTCGGATGACGTAACAGGTGACGTCGGAGATGGCAAGTTCAGTGATGGAAATGAAATTCAGGAGGAGAAGGTTGAGAATGAGGAGCAGAGGAAAGCAACTGAAACGACGCCGTTGAAATATGTTTATAGAGCGTCGGCGCCGGCTCATCGGCGAATCAAGGAAAGTCCTCTCAGCTCCGCTGCCATTTTCAAACAA AGTCATGCAGGCCTACTCAATCTCTGTGTAGTGGTGCTTATTGCCGTAAACAGCAGGCTGATTATCGAAAATTTGATGAAG TATGGCTTGTTAATTGGCTCTGGCTTCTGGTTTAGTTCAACATCATTAAGAGATTGGCCACTTCTGCTGTGTTG TCTTAGTCTCCCCATTTTCCCTCTTGCTGCTTTTCTTGTCGAGAAGCTGGCACAGAAGAAGTATATGGCTGAACGT GTAGTTGTCACTCTTCACATAATTATCACAACAGCTGCCATTTTGTATCCAGTTATGGTCATACTCAG GTGTGATTCTGCTTTCCTAGCGGGTGTCACATTGATGCTGTTTGCTTGCGTTGTGTGGATGAAACTGGTTTCTTATGCACATACAAGTTATGATATGAGACAGCTTGCGGAATCCGTAGATAAG GGTGAAAATTCAGATATCAACTACTCTTATGATGTTAGTTTCAAGAGTTTGGCTTACTTCATGGTTGCCCCAACTTTGTGCTATCAG CTTAGCTATCCTCGCACTGCATGCATTCGGAAGGGGTGGCTGACACGCCAACTCATCAAGCTGGTAATTTTTACAGGATTTATGGGATTCATCATTGAACAG TATATTAACCCAATTGTGCAAAACTCACAACATCCATTGAAAGGAGACCTTTTATACGCCATCGAGAGGGTATTGAGGCTTTCACTTCCAAATTTATATGTCTGGCTCTGCATGTTCTACTGCCTCTTTCATCTTTG GCTAAATATACTTGCAGAACTTCTGCGATTTGGGGATCGTGAGTTCTACAAAGATTGGTGGAATGCAAAAACTATTGATGAG TATTGGAGACTCTGGAATATG CCTGTACATAAGTGGATGGTTCGTCACATTTATTTCCCATGCTTAAGGAATGGCATACCTAAG GGGGTTGCGATGttgatttctttctttgtatCTGCTGTTTTCCACGAG CTGTGTATTGCTGTTCCTTGTCGACTATTCAAGTTTTGGGCTTTCCTTGGAATCATGTTTCAG ATTCCGTTGGTCATACTCACGAACTTCTTGCAAAACAAGTTCAAGAACTCAAAT GTGGGCAACATGACATTCTGGTGCTTTTTCTGCATTCTTGGTCAACCAATGTGTGTGCTTCTCTATTATCATGATGTGATGAACAGAAAAGGTACTGCAAGTTAA
- the LOC107775050 gene encoding IQ domain-containing protein IQM1-like, whose protein sequence is MTVRSNSFKGTHLETIIQSNGVDKMTRKNSINLRNCEPKKLMLETTLSFKNLIQDINISEWNETKTRAASLHEPSILFSPHPVSELDAAAVKLQKVYKSYRTRRNLADCAVVVEELWWKALDFAALKRSSVSFFNGEKPETAVSRWARARTRAAIVGKGLSKDEKAQKLALQHWLEAIDPRHRYGHNLHFYYDVWFESESSQPFFYWLDVGDGKEINLEKCPRTNLQHQCIKYLGPKERESYEVVIQDGKLVYKQSGIFVETVEGSKWIFVLSTTRTLYVGKKKKGVFQHSSFLSGGAITAAGRLVSHGGILEAIWPYSGHYHPTEENFREFIGFLEEHNVDLTNVKRCSVDDDDLSFKVNNEGSNRQPPVHHSVAKESPKRSVSAVNDQTEAKAATTDNDREDIINNKTQSSFSFAKRLSRKWSTGNGPRIGCVRDYPTELQFRALEQVNLSPRVANGGFNIYGPIPSPRPSPKIRLSPRIAHMGLPSPRTPISAAN, encoded by the exons ATGACTGTGCGATCGAATAGTTTTAAAGGAACACATTTGGAAACAATAATCCAATCAAATGGTGTCGATAAGATGACACGAAAGAATTCGATAAATTTAAGGAACTGTGAACCGAAGAAGCTGATGCTAGAGACAACTCTATCATTCAAGAATTTGATTCAAGACATAAATATATCAGAATGGAATGAAACTAAGACAAGAGCAGCTTCACTACACGAGCCTTCGATTCTGTTTTCTCCGCATCCTGTTAGCGAGCTCGATGCTGCTGCTGTTAAGCTACAAAAAGTATACAAGAGTTATAGGACGAGAAGAAATCTCGCGGATTGTGCTGTTGTGGTTGAAGAACTATG GTGGAAGGCTTTGGATTTTGCAGCTCTAAAAAGGAGTTCTGTTTCTTTCTTTAACGGGGAGAAACCAGAAACTGCTGTATCGCGGTGGGCTAGAGCGCGTACAAGAGCTGCTATAGTTGGAAAAGGATTGTCAAAAGATGAAAAAGCTCAAAAACTTGCTCTGCAGCATTGGTTAGAAGCT ATTGATCCACGACATCGGTATGGACACAACTTACACTTTTACTATGATGTGTGGTTTGAAAGCGAAAGCTCTCAACCTTTCTTCTACTG GTTGGATGTTGGAGATGGGAAAGAAATCAATCTTGAGAAGTGTCCAAGAACCAATCTGCAGCATCAATGCATCAAATATCTCGGGCCG AAAGAGCGCGAATCGTATGAAGTAGTTATTCAAGATGGGAAACTTGTCTATAAACAAAGTGGTATCTTTGTGGAGACAGTAGAAGGATCAAAGTGGATTTTTGTTCTTAGCACAACAAGAACATTATAtgtaggaaaaaagaagaaaggtgtGTTTCAACATTCGAGTTTTCTATCCGGTGGAGCGATTACTGCTGCTGGAAGACTGGTTTCTCATGGTGGTATTTTGGAG GCTATTTGGCCATATAGCGGGCACTATCACCCCACGGAAGAGAACTTCAGGGAATTCATTGGCTTCCTCGAGGAGCACAACGTTGATCTTACAAACGTTAAG agatgttcagttgatgatgatgatcttTCGTTTAAAGTTAATAACGAGGGCTCAAATCGCCAACCACCTGTCCATCATTCTGTTGCAAAAGAATCACCCAAGAGAAGCGTTTCTGCTGTAAATGATCAAACTGAGGCGAAAGCAGCCACAACAGACAATGATCGTGAAGACATCATCAATAACAAGACACAATCATCGTTTAGCTTTGCTAAACGTTTATCTCGCAAATGGTCAACAGGAAATGGACCTCGTATTGGCTGTGTTAGGGACTACCCTACAGAATTACAATTCCGAGCACTTGAACAAGTTAACTTGTCACCTCGGGTGGCTAACGGAGGTTTCAACATATATGGTCCGATCCCCTCACCAAGGCCAAGCCCGAAGATTCGGCTTTCTCCTAGGATTGCGCATATGGGATTACCTAGTCCAAGGACACCTATTTCAGCAGCTAACTAA